In Rhizobium sp. ZPR4, a genomic segment contains:
- the petA gene encoding ubiquinol-cytochrome c reductase iron-sulfur subunit, translating to MSEHSTTVESTGEPTRRDFLYLTTGMAGAVGAVAVAWPFIDQMRPDASTLALASIEVDVSSLEPGMSLTVKWRGKPVFIRNRTQKEIDDAKGTQLSDLKDPVARNANLPADAQATDLARSAGDGKENWLVMIGVCTHLGCIPLGQAGEYGGWFCPCHGSVYDTAGRIRHGPAPMNLAIPQYAFTSEKKIKVG from the coding sequence TTGAGCGAGCATAGTACGACAGTTGAGTCCACCGGCGAGCCGACTCGTCGCGATTTCCTTTATTTGACGACAGGTATGGCCGGCGCGGTGGGTGCCGTTGCCGTTGCATGGCCTTTTATCGACCAGATGCGGCCGGATGCATCGACGCTCGCTCTTGCATCCATCGAAGTCGATGTGTCGAGCCTTGAGCCTGGCATGTCGCTGACGGTGAAATGGCGCGGCAAACCTGTCTTCATCCGTAACCGCACGCAGAAAGAAATCGACGATGCCAAGGGCACGCAGCTTTCGGACCTGAAAGATCCGGTCGCTCGCAACGCCAATCTGCCGGCTGATGCCCAGGCAACCGATCTTGCCCGTTCGGCTGGCGACGGTAAGGAAAACTGGCTTGTCATGATCGGCGTCTGCACCCATCTCGGCTGCATTCCGCTCGGTCAGGCAGGGGAATATGGCGGGTGGTTCTGTCCCTGCCATGGCTCGGTCTACGATACCGCGGGCCGCATACGCCATGGGCCTGCACCGATGAATCTTGCGATTCCGCAATATGCGTTCACGTCGGAAAAGAAGATCAAGGTCGGTTGA